A window of Spirochaeta isovalerica contains these coding sequences:
- a CDS encoding GTP-binding protein: protein MNLVTVSGPPSTGKTAVILKTIESYKKQNVNVGVIKFDCLYTDDDILYEKAGITVRKGLSGGLCPDHYFVSNIEEAFEWGQKEGFDVLISESAGLCNRCSPYIKDVKAICVIDNLSGINTPKKIGPMLKSADIVVITKGDIVSQAEREVFASRVHTVNPGATVMHVNGLTGQGSFELSTLLYDRSLDTETLKGKELRFSMPSALCSYCLGEKRIGEQYQMGNVRKINLEES, encoded by the coding sequence ATGAATCTCGTAACCGTTTCCGGTCCCCCTTCAACGGGAAAAACCGCCGTTATTCTCAAAACCATCGAATCCTATAAAAAGCAGAATGTAAACGTGGGGGTTATAAAATTCGATTGCCTCTATACAGATGATGATATTCTCTACGAAAAAGCCGGTATTACCGTACGGAAAGGACTTTCCGGGGGACTCTGTCCGGATCATTATTTTGTCAGCAACATAGAAGAAGCTTTTGAATGGGGGCAGAAGGAAGGTTTCGATGTGCTTATCAGCGAATCAGCCGGTTTGTGCAATCGTTGCTCACCCTATATCAAAGATGTAAAAGCGATCTGCGTCATCGATAACCTGAGCGGAATCAATACGCCGAAAAAAATCGGACCCATGCTCAAGAGCGCTGATATCGTCGTCATCACTAAAGGGGATATTGTCTCTCAGGCGGAAAGGGAAGTCTTCGCTTCCCGGGTTCACACAGTGAACCCCGGCGCCACAGTGATGCATGTGAATGGTCTGACCGGACAGGGAAGCTTTGAGCTTTCCACCCTTCTCTACGATCGAAGTCTCGATACGGAAACGCTGAAGGGAAAAGAATTGCGATTTTCCATGCCGTCGGCTCTCTGCTCCTATTGCCTGGGCGAGAAAAGAATCGGCGAACAGTATCAAATGGGCAATGTGAGAAAAATCAATCTGGAGGAAAGCTGA
- a CDS encoding ATP-binding cassette domain-containing protein, protein MSLSVKESTLGEILNKYPFAAAYLEQQNLKVEGRENMSLNEYLSSLSEDEIEERALDRTALIEGLESYIAQMLAFLGEEEQKVSSLSILSGADKSGEPEGFDDFTIRTGEIIAIVGPTGSGKSRLLGDIEWVAQRDTPTNRQILINGKVPDSKWRFSTSDKLVAQLSQNMNFVMDLTVEEFLHLHAESRMVENRDEVVRKIISCANDLAGEKFELTTPITSLSGGQSRALMISDTAILSRSPIILIDEIENAGIDRKKALSFLLSQEKIVLMATHDPMLALLGDKRIVIKNGGIHKIIETSSEERAMLEEIEKVDRKVQNLRASLRRGEILTRESF, encoded by the coding sequence ATGTCACTATCAGTAAAAGAGTCGACCCTGGGAGAAATCCTGAATAAGTACCCTTTCGCCGCAGCTTATCTGGAACAGCAGAATCTTAAGGTCGAAGGCCGGGAGAATATGTCTCTCAATGAATATTTATCTTCTTTATCGGAGGATGAAATTGAGGAGAGAGCTCTGGACAGAACAGCCCTTATCGAAGGGTTGGAAAGCTACATAGCGCAAATGCTCGCTTTTCTGGGAGAGGAAGAACAGAAAGTAAGCTCTCTGTCGATTCTCTCCGGTGCAGATAAGTCGGGAGAGCCGGAGGGATTTGATGACTTCACAATCCGTACCGGCGAGATTATCGCCATCGTGGGCCCTACCGGTTCAGGCAAAAGCAGATTGCTGGGTGATATCGAATGGGTCGCTCAGAGAGATACTCCGACGAACCGGCAAATCCTCATAAACGGAAAAGTCCCCGACAGCAAATGGCGCTTTTCCACATCGGATAAACTGGTTGCCCAATTGTCCCAGAATATGAATTTTGTCATGGATCTGACCGTGGAGGAGTTTCTTCACCTCCACGCGGAAAGCCGTATGGTGGAAAACAGAGATGAAGTCGTCAGGAAAATCATCAGCTGCGCCAATGATCTGGCCGGAGAAAAATTTGAACTGACCACACCGATAACCAGTTTGAGCGGCGGTCAGTCCCGGGCCCTGATGATTTCCGACACGGCCATATTGAGCCGCTCTCCCATCATTCTGATTGATGAGATTGAAAATGCGGGGATTGACCGGAAGAAAGCCCTCTCGTTCCTCCTTTCCCAGGAAAAGATTGTTCTTATGGCCACTCACGACCCGATGCTCGCGCTGCTGGGAGACAAGAGAATCGTAATCAAAAACGGCGGCATCCACAAAATCATAGAAACCTCCTCTGAAGAGCGGGCCATGCTTGAGGAAATAGAAAAAGTAGACAGAAAAGTACAGAACCTCCGGGCTTCATTGCGCCGGGGAGAAATACTGACAAGAGAAAGTTTTTAA
- a CDS encoding YaaA family protein: MLILLSPTKQMNFSGKAAFLPGLSEPVFNGEAFELNNLLKSYSAAEIAGLMSTSMKLAESTSELIENFGKEGCEQGAALLSYSGTVFQHMDIPSLGEKEWNYAAAHVRILSGLYGFLRPADRIFPYRLEMKTPLENRRGSGLYQFWKEKISDCLIKENQPVLNLSSGEYSKAVNWKKLAVPVLSIQFKEKKGSRYSTVGMYSKMARGLMAGRLIRQGVENREDLKNWDINGYGFNEELSTGSEWIFSGNWRC; this comes from the coding sequence ATGCTAATTCTTTTATCACCGACAAAGCAAATGAATTTCAGCGGGAAAGCGGCTTTTTTGCCCGGGTTGAGCGAACCGGTTTTCAATGGGGAAGCCTTCGAACTCAATAACCTTCTAAAATCTTACAGTGCCGCTGAAATAGCCGGCCTCATGAGTACAAGCATGAAGCTGGCCGAATCGACCTCTGAACTTATAGAGAATTTTGGAAAGGAAGGTTGTGAACAGGGGGCCGCTCTGCTTTCCTATTCCGGGACGGTTTTCCAGCATATGGATATTCCGTCGCTTGGAGAAAAGGAATGGAATTACGCAGCTGCCCATGTGAGAATCCTCTCCGGATTATACGGGTTTTTAAGACCGGCAGACAGAATCTTTCCCTACCGCCTGGAAATGAAAACCCCGCTTGAAAACCGAAGGGGATCGGGGCTTTACCAGTTCTGGAAGGAAAAGATCTCCGACTGTCTGATCAAAGAAAATCAGCCGGTTTTAAATTTGTCCTCTGGGGAATACAGTAAAGCTGTAAACTGGAAAAAACTTGCCGTACCTGTGCTTTCCATCCAGTTCAAGGAGAAAAAAGGCAGCCGCTATTCGACTGTCGGAATGTACAGCAAAATGGCCCGGGGGCTGATGGCCGGCCGTTTGATTCGTCAAGGCGTGGAAAACCGGGAAGATCTGAAAAACTGGGATATAAACGGATATGGTTTCAATGAGGAATTAAGCACCGGAAGCGAATGGATATTTTCCGGCAATTGGAGATGTTAA
- a CDS encoding TlpA family protein disulfide reductase, protein MKKLIDKWKSKKLIDKIGDILFLGLLIAMIIPSSRMALTVAVKRVFAFSPREISREERVSLIPDEYNWLMEDESGNVVNLADFIGRTLFINEWATWCPPCVAEMPSIQKLYDRLKDDKSVAFIIITNEKRSTVEDFMDKEGYTFPYMIARSNPPEPFAVRSIPTTFLVAPSGEIVLKEVGSKKWHGEDTVELISNLSRRP, encoded by the coding sequence ATGAAGAAATTAATAGATAAATGGAAATCGAAAAAGCTCATCGATAAAATCGGGGATATTCTTTTCCTGGGACTCCTCATCGCTATGATTATTCCTTCGAGCCGGATGGCTCTTACTGTCGCCGTAAAAAGGGTTTTCGCCTTTTCTCCCCGGGAAATCAGCCGCGAAGAAAGGGTGTCTCTCATTCCTGACGAGTACAATTGGCTGATGGAGGATGAGAGCGGGAATGTGGTCAACCTGGCGGACTTTATCGGAAGGACTCTCTTTATCAATGAATGGGCTACCTGGTGTCCGCCCTGCGTTGCCGAGATGCCCAGCATTCAGAAATTATACGATCGTTTGAAAGATGATAAATCCGTAGCATTCATCATAATTACAAATGAAAAGAGAAGCACAGTGGAAGATTTTATGGATAAGGAGGGGTATACCTTTCCCTATATGATCGCCCGTTCCAATCCTCCGGAACCATTTGCCGTAAGGTCCATACCCACGACTTTTCTCGTCGCTCCCTCAGGGGAAATCGTTTTGAAAGAGGTCGGATCGAAGAAGTGGCATGGAGAGGATACGGTAGAGCTGATCAGTAATCTATCCCGGCGGCCATAA
- a CDS encoding HPr family phosphocarrier protein encodes MSWKKNVPVEEDFNDFINHFSCSLLSYARYAITSADRRNILNTLFLGKSHAVASRLEEVLDYYNAKNNSKWAAFRENTSTIKTLTDVSYITLHLRSTSPQYKLLSGIDLFLKETDKVLEKLAKSLKTSFKDITKNASRNELKECSVIDKKNLHYIEFPEGRLESDLKRREVTNPEKVIVNLATSYLNLASESVLLIDLEKQRTGKYSELIPNIYNESRIRLLENKFHNLQSLYDTYISNTDSEDMDQDLLLIRGHASIVFHLLEASTSLIHYYERHIMSLSGKDTKIYKPPVSDKEILGIIFDYYLNYASQFLSAGVKLSRQVISKYAEEGDLQVSVPSYRGFHVRPSTLVAKIVQHYGSKVSLVLGDETYDASKPMDLFRVNEKINAEKRRNLAFSICNLHSVHDPECNENFEKGLKEIFHELLEENKIINYSTEFSLPDLSQINEETLGEFANRAIAYLLAQGKIDLRTDLKVSFKGDKRVLHDLQVLAENGYGEDCYGNNIVLPEELSYLSR; translated from the coding sequence ATGAGTTGGAAGAAAAATGTACCGGTTGAAGAAGATTTTAATGATTTTATAAATCATTTTTCCTGTTCTCTTCTGTCCTATGCCCGTTATGCTATAACCTCGGCGGACAGACGGAATATTTTAAATACATTGTTTCTCGGAAAGTCCCATGCCGTAGCGTCCAGGCTTGAGGAGGTTCTCGATTATTACAACGCGAAGAACAACAGCAAATGGGCGGCTTTCAGGGAAAATACATCGACGATTAAGACCTTGACCGATGTCTCTTATATTACTCTTCATCTGCGATCGACCTCACCGCAATACAAATTGCTGAGCGGCATCGATCTGTTTTTAAAGGAAACGGACAAAGTCCTCGAAAAACTGGCAAAATCTCTGAAAACCAGCTTTAAGGATATTACGAAAAATGCATCGCGAAATGAGCTGAAAGAATGTTCAGTCATCGATAAGAAAAACCTTCATTATATTGAATTCCCCGAAGGCAGGCTGGAATCGGATTTGAAGCGCAGAGAGGTGACCAACCCTGAAAAAGTCATTGTTAATCTGGCAACCAGCTATCTCAACCTGGCCAGCGAAAGCGTTCTCCTCATAGATCTTGAAAAGCAAAGAACTGGTAAATATTCGGAATTGATTCCCAATATTTATAATGAAAGCCGTATCAGATTGCTGGAGAATAAATTCCACAATCTCCAGAGCCTCTATGACACATATATTTCCAATACGGACAGCGAGGATATGGATCAGGATCTACTTCTTATCCGCGGGCACGCGTCCATCGTCTTTCACCTTCTCGAGGCATCGACAAGCCTGATCCATTATTATGAGCGTCACATAATGAGCCTCTCCGGCAAGGATACGAAAATCTATAAGCCGCCCGTGTCCGATAAAGAGATTCTGGGCATTATTTTTGATTACTATCTAAATTACGCATCCCAGTTTCTGTCAGCCGGTGTCAAGCTTTCCCGACAGGTCATTTCCAAATATGCCGAGGAAGGGGATCTGCAGGTCTCTGTTCCCAGTTACCGGGGATTTCATGTCCGGCCCTCGACGCTCGTGGCCAAAATTGTCCAGCATTACGGGAGCAAGGTTTCTCTCGTTTTGGGTGATGAAACCTATGATGCTTCCAAGCCGATGGATTTATTCAGAGTCAACGAAAAAATCAATGCAGAGAAAAGGCGCAATCTCGCATTCAGTATCTGTAACCTTCATTCCGTTCACGATCCGGAATGCAATGAGAATTTTGAAAAGGGGTTGAAGGAAATTTTTCACGAACTGCTCGAAGAAAACAAGATCATTAATTATTCGACAGAGTTCTCTCTTCCCGATTTAAGCCAGATCAATGAGGAAACGCTCGGAGAATTTGCCAACAGGGCCATAGCCTATCTTCTGGCACAGGGGAAAATCGATTTGAGAACCGACCTGAAGGTTTCGTTCAAGGGTGACAAAAGAGTTCTCCACGATTTACAGGTTCTGGCGGAAAACGGTTATGGTGAAGACTGTTACGGAAACAACATCGTTCTCCCCGAAGAACTCTCCTACCTGAGCCGCTAG
- a CDS encoding HAD-IG family 5'-nucleotidase has product MSVFINRVLNLKHIKVIGFDMDYTLVRYHTERFEELTHRLAADRLVSQFGYPEEVRDLEFDFHRAIVGLVIDVRNGNLLQVSRHGKVKLAYHGLDILDFKEQRRIYQEMAIDLRSPDFRSLDTNFAISNGVLYSQLVDLKSKGSEIPAYHQIADDVNRSIDILHQDDSIKSVLTGDFEKYVIKDPDVAKMLERYVDYGKKLIIITNSDYNYTKKLLDYAIDPFLKKHKSWTDLFEIVITFADKPRFFERQGRFLRIDPETGLMSNHEGPIVKGIYQGGWFGKLQKDLGYSGSEILYLGDHIYGDVVSIKKTCNWRTALVLGDLEAEMDGLRKAAPVQKKIEELMDQKQTLEREINRLDNLRYEGKRVSHDKINKLFEKMDGLNTEISELLRQYKAFFNPYWGEILRAGYDESRYAEQVEKYACIYMTKVSDLYAYSPKTYFRPYHRTMPHEAAALNSEERVSSRTK; this is encoded by the coding sequence ATGTCAGTCTTTATAAACCGCGTATTAAATCTTAAACATATAAAAGTCATCGGGTTCGATATGGACTATACTCTGGTCCGCTATCACACAGAGAGATTTGAAGAGCTCACCCACCGTCTGGCGGCGGACAGACTCGTCAGCCAGTTCGGCTATCCGGAAGAAGTGAGAGATCTCGAGTTCGATTTTCACAGAGCTATCGTGGGGCTGGTGATCGATGTCAGGAATGGAAACCTTCTCCAGGTAAGCCGCCACGGCAAAGTCAAACTAGCCTACCACGGACTGGATATTCTGGATTTTAAAGAGCAGAGGCGGATTTATCAGGAAATGGCCATAGATCTGAGATCTCCCGATTTCAGAAGCCTTGATACTAATTTCGCCATCTCAAACGGAGTCCTCTACTCTCAGCTTGTTGACTTGAAGTCCAAAGGTTCGGAAATTCCCGCCTATCACCAGATCGCTGATGACGTAAACCGGAGCATTGACATACTGCATCAGGACGACAGTATAAAATCCGTTCTGACTGGCGATTTCGAAAAATACGTCATTAAGGATCCCGACGTGGCAAAAATGCTCGAACGTTATGTCGACTATGGTAAAAAGCTGATAATCATAACCAACTCGGACTACAACTACACGAAGAAACTGCTCGATTACGCCATTGATCCTTTTTTGAAAAAACATAAAAGCTGGACGGATCTGTTTGAGATAGTCATAACCTTTGCCGACAAACCCCGTTTCTTTGAAAGGCAGGGGCGGTTCCTCCGCATTGATCCCGAAACGGGACTGATGAGTAACCATGAAGGCCCCATCGTCAAAGGAATCTATCAGGGGGGCTGGTTCGGCAAACTCCAGAAAGACCTCGGTTACTCGGGAAGCGAGATTCTCTACCTGGGAGACCACATCTACGGAGACGTCGTATCCATAAAAAAAACCTGCAACTGGAGAACGGCCCTGGTGCTGGGCGACCTGGAAGCGGAAATGGACGGCCTGAGAAAAGCCGCTCCGGTTCAGAAAAAGATTGAAGAGTTAATGGATCAGAAGCAAACCCTGGAACGGGAAATCAATAGATTGGACAACCTGAGGTACGAAGGGAAAAGAGTGTCTCATGATAAAATCAATAAGCTCTTTGAAAAAATGGACGGCCTGAATACGGAAATATCCGAACTCCTCCGCCAGTACAAAGCCTTCTTCAACCCCTACTGGGGCGAAATCCTCCGCGCCGGATACGACGAAAGCCGCTATGCCGAGCAGGTTGAAAAATATGCCTGTATCTACATGACAAAGGTTTCGGACCTCTATGCCTACTCACCCAAAACCTATTTCAGACCCTACCACCGGACTATGCCCCATGAGGCCGCGGCATTAAACAGTGAAGAGAGAGTAAGCAGCAGGACGAAATAA
- a CDS encoding Crp/Fnr family transcriptional regulator: protein MDIEAFLSRTELFSGLMKEHREEILREGTVAAAEKNEQIFREGESGSRVFLLLSGSVKLYRGTEEGRDIIVRILSGGELFGEVVLYLDDIYPVSAMALEDSNLFYLNKKSFYRLMENEDFRNDFIAVLMNKQRYLSGRIHYLSAYDVEDRFFRYLKENYGEKEVYLISLSKKDLASAIGTIPETLSRLLARLKKRGIANWEKKELMLKEDFWKEYD from the coding sequence ATGGACATCGAAGCATTTCTCAGCCGGACTGAGCTTTTCTCCGGGCTGATGAAAGAACATCGTGAAGAGATATTACGAGAGGGCACAGTTGCCGCTGCAGAAAAAAATGAGCAGATTTTCAGGGAGGGGGAATCCGGTTCCCGGGTTTTTCTTCTTTTAAGCGGCTCTGTCAAGCTTTACCGGGGAACAGAAGAGGGGCGGGACATCATCGTTCGAATACTCTCGGGAGGAGAGCTCTTCGGTGAGGTCGTTCTGTATCTAGATGATATTTATCCCGTATCAGCCATGGCTCTTGAAGATTCAAATCTCTTTTATCTCAACAAGAAATCTTTTTATCGCCTGATGGAAAATGAAGATTTCAGAAATGATTTCATTGCCGTCCTGATGAATAAGCAGAGATATCTATCCGGAAGGATTCACTATCTTTCAGCCTACGATGTGGAAGACCGCTTTTTCCGGTATCTGAAGGAAAATTACGGAGAAAAAGAGGTCTACCTTATTTCCCTGTCTAAAAAAGATCTGGCTTCGGCAATTGGAACCATTCCTGAAACTCTGTCACGGCTACTGGCCAGATTGAAGAAAAGAGGGATTGCCAACTGGGAAAAAAAGGAATTGATGCTGAAAGAGGACTTCTGGAAAGAATACGATTGA
- a CDS encoding ABC transporter substrate-binding protein, translated as MNKQFSLTIENTLYEITEAHPETIDVFVSRGFPQMGDEEKRLTFGKSINLKTALMLKGINSESFLNLLRETVEGISQQDVTLLNGPVKTAEMTGETLSIMGLLPCPVRIPLMENFEKFASTFTAEKGIVLNYQLQAASLGLEWVEEHILGRDSAEELPDLFLSAGFDLFFDEEKFGHFRKSGVFKDLTDFDTVNSDFEGMGIIDPEGLYSIIGAVPAVFLVNTEELGGRKVPESWEEILKPEFENTVSLPVGDFDLFNAILLNIYKNYGPEGVRKLGRSLLEDLHPSQMVKSATRKGNKPVVTIMPSFFTRMTGGKGPLISVWPKDGAIISPIFMLSRADKARQLKPVVDFFASKDVGEILAHQGRFPSLRSDVDNRFEESNYMWIGWDFIRDNDIGALIRECMDLFEESSKEPAQ; from the coding sequence ATGAATAAACAGTTTTCCCTGACAATAGAGAATACGCTTTACGAAATCACGGAAGCCCATCCCGAAACAATAGATGTTTTTGTATCACGGGGATTTCCCCAGATGGGAGATGAGGAGAAGAGATTAACCTTCGGGAAATCCATAAACCTGAAAACCGCTCTGATGCTCAAGGGAATTAATTCCGAGAGCTTCCTAAACCTCCTGCGGGAAACGGTAGAAGGAATTAGCCAGCAGGATGTCACTCTTCTGAACGGACCGGTGAAGACCGCGGAAATGACCGGGGAGACATTGAGCATCATGGGTCTCCTTCCCTGTCCGGTCCGAATTCCGCTGATGGAGAATTTTGAAAAATTCGCTTCCACTTTTACAGCGGAAAAGGGAATCGTTCTCAACTATCAGCTCCAGGCCGCCTCGCTCGGGCTTGAGTGGGTGGAAGAGCATATACTCGGCAGAGATTCGGCAGAAGAACTTCCCGATCTGTTTCTGTCTGCCGGATTTGATCTTTTTTTTGATGAGGAGAAATTCGGTCATTTCAGAAAAAGCGGAGTTTTCAAAGATTTAACGGACTTTGATACCGTAAACAGTGATTTCGAAGGCATGGGAATCATCGACCCCGAAGGGCTTTACAGTATAATCGGAGCCGTTCCCGCCGTTTTCCTCGTCAACACAGAAGAGCTGGGAGGGCGAAAAGTACCCGAAAGCTGGGAAGAGATTCTGAAGCCGGAGTTTGAAAACACAGTATCACTGCCGGTCGGAGATTTCGATCTGTTCAATGCCATTCTTCTCAATATCTATAAAAATTACGGTCCGGAAGGTGTCAGAAAACTGGGAAGAAGTCTTCTTGAAGACCTTCATCCGTCGCAGATGGTTAAAAGCGCCACCCGAAAAGGGAATAAGCCTGTCGTTACAATTATGCCATCCTTTTTTACCAGGATGACAGGGGGAAAGGGACCGCTTATTTCTGTATGGCCGAAAGACGGAGCCATCATAAGTCCCATTTTTATGCTCTCCCGGGCCGATAAAGCCCGGCAGCTCAAACCGGTAGTCGATTTCTTCGCTTCAAAAGATGTGGGAGAGATTCTGGCTCATCAGGGCCGTTTTCCTTCTTTGAGAAGCGATGTGGATAACCGCTTCGAAGAAAGCAACTATATGTGGATCGGATGGGACTTCATAAGAGACAACGACATAGGAGCGCTCATCAGAGAATGTATGGATCTGTTCGAAGAAAGTTCAAAGGAGCCAGCTCAATGA